From the genome of Fusarium oxysporum f. sp. lycopersici 4287 chromosome 3, whole genome shotgun sequence, one region includes:
- a CDS encoding hypothetical protein (At least one base has a quality score < 10), protein MSFKLSINNVRRYLSANLEVDILLEIQLLLLTFSTGVQDAVSYPDFKCFASNQTGNSVVLAVGLAGHDDSIFNLSDVGLSLGMFLAGAITTGQLANTVGPRARMWLIFSHCAQTILTFAAAIIHPAYSPYGTGPSAMGSLALLAFASGAQVASMRPFRIQEITTAMATAAWVDLVIDPGLLKLQNRSRNRRAGFLIALVVGSFAGAFMRTGIGSSNALFVSGAGKTLVTLLLFLNRKQPPVDQS, encoded by the coding sequence ATGTCTTTTAAATTATCAATCAATAATGTCCGACGTTACCTGTCCGCCAACCTAGAGGTTGACATCCTCCTCGAGATTCAACTTCTCCTTCTTACATTCAGCACTGGTGTCCAAGATGCAGTCAGCTACCCAGATTTCAAATGTTTTGCATCCAACCAGACCGGTAATTCCGTTGTATTAGCTGTGGGTCTCGCAGGGCATGATGACTCGATTTTCAACTTGTCAGACGTAGGCTTAAGCTTGGGTATGTTCCTAGCCGGAGCTATTACAACAGGACAGTTAGCCAATACTGTTGGACCACGAGCTCGTATGTGGCTGATATTTAGTCACTGTGCGCAGACAATTCTCACGTTTGCGGCCGCCATTATTCACCCCGCATACTCCCCTTATGGTACAGGCCCCTCAGCAATGGGTTCACTTGCTTTACTCGCCTTTGCATCAGGTGCCCAAGTAGCGTCTATGCGACCCTTTCGAATCCAGGAAATCACAACGGCTATGGCGACAGCAGCATGGGTTGATCTTGTTATCGATCCAGGGCTTTTAAAGTTACAAAACCGTTCAAGAAATCGACGTGCTGGATTTTTAATTGCGTTGGTGGTGGGGAGCTTTGCCGGAGCCTTCATGCGAACGGGCATCGGCTCATCAAATGCATTGTTTGTATCAGGTGCAGGAAAGACGCTGGTTACATTATTGCTGTTCCTGAACCGTAAGCAGCCACCCGTAGATCAATCTTGA
- a CDS encoding hypothetical protein (At least one base has a quality score < 10) has product MLSPLRTLILPLALARLSIAWDTTYYVVVRSITTEIVPDYNQTETVELTAPLTVSPVTERTISRTDYFVATENGDGRAVVDVTTIEVRLPTSAALPTSTSGSSAPRTEPSIETHYYAKAVVSNPSSCTKTKFTYTDSIGVSLPDSLTDQATDSSLVELVTTYVSTISTNLGGQAVTTSRCDVYFNAEAVPVGYPDIGIDGESLLSECVDPRRSHCTEDGENDVATGAGGCKGPYPPTEALDGGPSSTGEDSPGATEADGAGSCRNQRVGMGVILSCCVILSFVLI; this is encoded by the coding sequence ATGTTGTCACCGCTCAGGACGCTCATTCTACCCCTGGCTTTGGCACGCCTGTCTATCGCGTGGGACACGACCTACTATGTCGTCGTTCGTTCCATCACGACAGAAATCGTGCCTGATTATAACCAGACCGAGACTGTTGAGCTCACGGCGCCTCTCACCGTCTCCCCCGTGACCGAGCGGACCATCAGCCGCACCGACTACTTCGTGGCTACCGAAAATGGTGACGGACGCGCCGTGGTTGATGTCACTACCATCGAGGTCCGCCTTCCGACGTCTGCCGCCCTCCCTACCTCAACCTCTGGCTCCTCGGCCCCAAGAACAGAACCCTCTATCGAGACGCACTACTACGCCAAGGCGGTAGTATCCAATCCATCCAGCTgcaccaagaccaagtttACTTACACCGATTCGATCGGCGTCAGTCTGCCAGACTCCTTGACGGACCAGGCAACAGACTCGAGTCTGGTCGAGCTTGTCACGACTTATGTCTCTACTATCAGCACCAACCTGGGCGGACAGGCCGTCACAACATCTCGATGCGACGTGTATTTCAACGCCGAAGCTGTTCCGGTCGGTTACCCTGACATTGGCATCGATGGTGAGTCGCTGCTCTCCGAATGCGTGGATCCGCGGCGAAGTCACTGCACCGAAGACGGGGAGAACGACGTCGCTACGGGTGCTGGTGGCTGCAAGGGGCCCTATCCTCCTACGGAAGCCTTGGACGGAGGGCCGTCCTCCACCGGGGAGGATTCCCCAGGTGCGACGGAGGCTGATGGAGCAGGAAGCTGCAGGAACCAGCGGGTAGGGATGGGGGTGATACTCTCCTGTTGTGTTATCCTTTCGTTTGTCCTTATCTAG
- a CDS encoding hypothetical protein (At least one base has a quality score < 10), with translation MGFTDSPTEPYSSDEFWDEMMAREVWDRMIEKQRKVEPSDPRAEEYARCYQSEEQRRQDWDSARGINGLVFAKLNVHNKHAD, from the exons ATGGGGTTTACAGACAGCCCGACAGAGCCGTATAGCAGCGACGAATTTTGGGACGAGATGATGGCTCGTGAAGTGTGGGATAGGATGATTGAGAAGCAACGAAAAGTGGAGCCATCCGATCCCCGTGCTGAGGAGTACGCAAGGTGCTATCAGAGTGAAGAGCAAAGGAGGCAGGACTGGGATAGTGCAAGGGGGATTAATGGACTTGTTTTTGCAAAG ctTAACGTACACAATAAGCATGCTGATTAA